A part of Myxococcus landrumus genomic DNA contains:
- the asnB gene encoding asparagine synthase (glutamine-hydrolyzing) has product MCGIAGFTFPAGGTARSEPAERLRRMTASLRHRGPDAQRALLLDGVALGHTRLSIVDLTGGHQPMRDAATGLTIVFNGEIFNHVELREQLSSQYTFRTRSDTEVILAAFLAWGIDCVRRLEGQWAFALWDPRDATLWLSRDRVGICPLFYAELPGGQLAFGSEAKALFASGLVTPALDARGLKQTFQLWAPVAPRTSFEGVRLLPPAHSARFRAGKLETFRYWDLDFGVEPSTASDARIQEELGETLERAVRLRLRADVPVAAYLSGGLDSSLLCALAQEQLGGTLQTFSVGFAHARFDEREHQATVARELRTNHRVVEMKDGDIGALVPGVIFHAEQAMMRSAPAPFLRLSEWVRDNRIRVVLTGEGSDEMFLGYDIFKETKVRQFWARHPASKWRPLLLRRLYPTLSVSQQNVELLREFFGMGLDDAGSLGFSHLVRWSNSGRILRFLAPDFAASVADEDPVASVLSTVPSKVASWRPLARAQYLEAKTLLSGYLLSAQGDRMLLGNAVEGRFPFLDTSVMELAARIPERVRLKGLDEKNVLKRFARGRVPASILERSKFPYRAPIAGALVGPDAPAWARELLSPEAVAKVGVFDARKAERLVAKLRAPNSAESEADTMALFAIASTQLLAHHFLAPRSPPQADLDAVELEAA; this is encoded by the coding sequence ATGTGTGGCATCGCGGGTTTCACATTTCCGGCGGGAGGGACCGCGCGGTCCGAGCCCGCCGAGCGGCTTCGCCGGATGACGGCCAGCCTCCGCCACCGGGGCCCCGACGCACAGCGGGCCCTGCTGTTGGACGGCGTGGCCCTGGGCCACACGCGTCTGTCCATCGTCGACCTCACGGGTGGGCATCAGCCCATGCGCGACGCGGCGACGGGGCTCACCATCGTCTTCAACGGTGAAATCTTCAACCATGTGGAGCTGCGCGAGCAGCTCTCCAGCCAGTACACGTTCCGCACGCGCTCGGACACGGAGGTCATCCTCGCCGCGTTCCTCGCGTGGGGCATCGACTGTGTGCGGCGGCTCGAGGGTCAGTGGGCCTTCGCGTTGTGGGACCCGCGAGACGCCACGCTGTGGCTGTCGAGAGACCGGGTGGGCATCTGCCCGCTGTTCTACGCGGAGCTGCCCGGTGGACAGCTCGCGTTCGGCTCGGAGGCCAAGGCGCTCTTCGCGAGCGGGCTGGTGACACCCGCGCTGGATGCCCGAGGCCTGAAGCAGACGTTCCAACTGTGGGCGCCTGTCGCGCCGCGCACGTCCTTCGAGGGCGTCCGGCTGTTGCCTCCCGCGCACTCGGCGCGCTTCCGTGCGGGGAAGCTGGAGACCTTCCGGTACTGGGACCTGGACTTCGGCGTCGAGCCGAGCACGGCGAGTGACGCGCGCATCCAGGAGGAGCTCGGCGAGACGCTGGAGCGGGCCGTGCGGCTGCGTCTGCGCGCGGACGTGCCGGTGGCCGCGTACCTGTCGGGAGGACTGGACTCCAGCTTGTTGTGTGCGCTGGCGCAGGAGCAGCTCGGGGGGACGCTTCAGACGTTCTCCGTGGGCTTCGCGCATGCGCGCTTCGACGAGCGCGAGCACCAGGCCACGGTGGCGCGCGAGCTGCGGACGAACCACCGCGTGGTGGAGATGAAGGACGGGGACATCGGAGCACTGGTGCCCGGCGTCATCTTCCATGCGGAGCAGGCGATGATGCGCTCGGCGCCCGCACCGTTCCTCCGCCTGAGCGAGTGGGTGCGGGACAATCGCATCCGGGTGGTGCTCACGGGGGAGGGCTCGGATGAGATGTTCCTGGGCTACGACATCTTCAAGGAGACGAAGGTCCGTCAGTTCTGGGCGAGGCACCCCGCGTCGAAGTGGCGGCCCCTGCTCTTGCGGCGGCTCTACCCCACCCTCTCGGTGAGCCAGCAGAACGTGGAGCTCCTGCGGGAGTTCTTCGGCATGGGGCTCGACGACGCGGGGAGCCTGGGCTTCTCGCACCTGGTGCGCTGGTCGAACAGTGGCCGCATCCTGCGCTTCCTCGCGCCCGACTTCGCGGCGAGCGTGGCGGATGAGGACCCGGTGGCCTCGGTGCTGTCGACGGTTCCCTCCAAGGTGGCCTCGTGGCGTCCGCTGGCGCGGGCGCAGTACCTGGAGGCGAAGACGCTCTTGTCCGGTTACCTGCTGTCCGCGCAAGGCGACCGCATGCTCCTGGGCAATGCGGTGGAGGGGCGCTTCCCCTTCCTGGACACGTCGGTGATGGAGCTGGCGGCGCGCATCCCCGAGCGCGTGAGGCTCAAGGGCCTGGACGAGAAGAACGTGCTCAAGCGCTTCGCGCGAGGCCGTGTCCCCGCGTCGATTCTCGAGCGCAGCAAGTTCCCCTACCGCGCGCCCATCGCCGGAGCGCTGGTGGGGCCGGACGCGCCTGCTTGGGCACGAGAGCTGCTCTCACCCGAGGCCGTGGCGAAGGTGGGTGTCTTCGATGCGCGCAAGGCGGAGCGACTGGTCGCCAAGCTGCGTGCGCCCAACTCGGCCGAGAGCGAGGCCGACACGATGGCCCTCTTCGCCATCGCGTCCACGCAGTTGCTGGCACATCACTTCCTCGCGCCACGTTCGCCGCCACAGGCGGACCTGGATGCGGTGGAGCTGGAGGCGGCATGA
- a CDS encoding acyltransferase, whose translation MTPFHQSLSRELKTLLSRLKLRRCQEVGDSPTVLGRVWIHGAGQVHVGNRVILDGRLAPIELNVVASDSLIILGDDVVLEGGASLEAMSSIAVGAGSRLGAFCKVMDNQHHPLRGNRHARPASVPLVIEEAVSVGSRAILLPGTHLSKGCTVAPGTVVSRKIPAGVSVGGVPARVLRREVMG comes from the coding sequence ATGACGCCGTTCCATCAATCCCTGTCTCGTGAGCTGAAGACGCTCCTGTCCCGCCTGAAGCTCAGGCGCTGTCAGGAAGTGGGGGACTCGCCCACGGTGCTGGGCCGTGTGTGGATTCACGGCGCAGGTCAAGTGCATGTCGGCAACCGCGTCATCCTGGATGGCCGGCTGGCCCCCATCGAGCTGAACGTCGTGGCGAGTGACAGCCTCATCATCCTGGGTGATGACGTGGTCCTCGAGGGCGGCGCCTCGCTGGAGGCGATGAGCTCCATCGCGGTGGGCGCGGGCTCGCGACTGGGCGCCTTCTGCAAGGTCATGGACAATCAGCACCATCCGCTCCGGGGCAACCGCCATGCGCGGCCCGCCTCGGTGCCGCTGGTCATCGAGGAGGCGGTGTCGGTGGGAAGCCGCGCCATCCTCCTTCCGGGGACACACCTCTCCAAGGGCTGCACGGTGGCGCCCGGAACGGTGGTCTCCCGCAAGATTCCGGCTGGAGTCAGCGTGGGCGGCGTACCTGCCCGAGTCCTGCGCAGGGAGGTGATGGGATGA
- a CDS encoding acyltransferase, whose amino-acid sequence MTSRLPFVRLPAVAAQLEELRKSMQPRAERAVALVRARWVFRAVQSMGRNVAAYGPLSVHNEGEMVLGDRLTFVAGMIPSSLSCHPGAQLFIGPESQFNYGVALEAWQSVRIGARCMFASFVRVGDRDGRHTAPIVIEDDVWVAHGAIIMPGVRVGARSVVAAGSIVTQDVPPDTLAMGNPARNMSLELVARDTGS is encoded by the coding sequence ATGACGTCGCGTCTGCCATTCGTCCGGCTGCCCGCGGTGGCCGCCCAGCTCGAGGAGCTGCGCAAGTCCATGCAGCCCCGTGCCGAGCGCGCGGTGGCGCTGGTGCGCGCGCGCTGGGTGTTCCGTGCCGTCCAGTCGATGGGCCGCAATGTGGCCGCCTATGGGCCGCTCTCCGTGCACAACGAAGGCGAGATGGTGCTGGGAGACCGGCTCACCTTCGTGGCGGGCATGATTCCCAGCTCGCTCTCATGTCACCCGGGGGCCCAGCTCTTCATCGGGCCCGAGAGCCAGTTCAACTACGGCGTCGCGCTGGAGGCCTGGCAGTCGGTGCGCATCGGGGCCCGGTGCATGTTCGCCTCGTTCGTCCGCGTGGGGGACCGCGACGGCCGGCACACCGCGCCCATCGTCATCGAGGACGACGTCTGGGTGGCACATGGCGCCATCATCATGCCCGGGGTGCGCGTGGGCGCGCGCTCCGTGGTCGCCGCCGGCAGCATCGTCACCCAGGACGTGCCTCCCGACACCCTGGCCATGGGCAACCCCGCTCGCAACATGAGCCTGGAGCTTGTCGCCCGCGACACAGGGAGCTGA
- a CDS encoding acyl carrier protein encodes MSIRDRIRAFIVDTFFVDDFGDNDSFLRKGLIDSTGMMELVSFIETEFGIKLEDKELVPENLDSLARVVAFVERKQPQRLPQAG; translated from the coding sequence GTGAGCATTCGTGACCGTATCCGTGCCTTCATCGTCGACACGTTCTTCGTGGACGACTTCGGCGACAACGACTCCTTCCTGCGCAAGGGACTCATCGACTCCACGGGGATGATGGAGCTGGTGTCCTTCATCGAGACCGAGTTCGGCATCAAGCTCGAGGACAAGGAGCTGGTGCCCGAGAACCTGGACTCGCTGGCGAGGGTGGTGGCCTTCGTCGAGCGCAAGCAGCCGCAGCGCCTGCCTCAAGCAGGCTGA
- a CDS encoding class I adenylate-forming enzyme family protein yields the protein MSATDSSPTWVLAHAARTPDAPALDSPWTRLNYRRLAEALRALAGHLRASGVAPGDKVLIALPLGSAGAVAGLAVQALGACAVELDRETGASSVDAILAQTQARHAFIFGQDARKWAGKPGLGHLYVIHSTRPPERMLQALSPATCTWVQEDGALDPDAPVTPLSALPEVKSDAHAAIVYTSGSTGTPRGVIQTFGNIAANTRSIVEYLGLSSRDRAHLVLPLHYCYGKSVLQTHLLVGGSVFLDPRFMYPQVVLEAMAEERSTGFAGVPLTFELLRRQAGAEALSKLRLRYATQAGGGMSPDTIQWTREALYPAELYVMYGQTEATARLSYLPPTRAAEKAGSIGVPIPGVELRVVGDDGVPLSSGETGNLVARGANVTPGYLGAPEETATILRDGWLWTGDLAWKDADGFIFLVGRAKEILKIGGHRVSPAELEHQLARHAAVREVAVVGVPDALGGEAACAVVVIQEGATVKEDELRRFCREALPAHKVPKHVVFTDALPRGPSGKVLKAELRTRYSSVGSS from the coding sequence ATGAGCGCGACGGACTCCTCTCCCACCTGGGTGCTGGCCCACGCCGCGCGCACGCCGGACGCGCCCGCCTTGGACTCGCCGTGGACGCGGCTCAATTACCGACGGCTCGCCGAGGCCCTGCGTGCGCTCGCGGGGCACCTGCGGGCCTCAGGCGTCGCACCGGGCGACAAGGTGCTCATCGCCCTGCCCCTGGGCTCCGCGGGCGCGGTGGCGGGCCTCGCGGTCCAGGCGTTGGGCGCGTGCGCGGTGGAGTTGGACCGGGAGACGGGCGCAAGCTCCGTCGACGCCATCCTCGCGCAGACCCAGGCCCGCCATGCCTTCATCTTCGGACAGGATGCCCGCAAATGGGCGGGCAAGCCGGGCCTGGGGCACCTGTATGTGATTCACTCCACGCGCCCCCCTGAGCGCATGCTGCAAGCCCTGTCACCCGCGACGTGCACGTGGGTGCAGGAGGACGGCGCCCTCGACCCCGACGCGCCGGTGACGCCGCTGAGCGCACTCCCGGAGGTGAAGTCCGACGCACACGCGGCCATCGTCTACACCTCTGGCAGCACCGGCACGCCTCGCGGCGTCATCCAGACGTTTGGAAACATCGCCGCGAACACGCGCTCCATCGTGGAGTACCTGGGCCTGTCGTCGCGCGACCGGGCGCACCTGGTCCTCCCGCTGCACTATTGCTACGGAAAGAGCGTCCTGCAGACGCACCTGCTCGTGGGCGGCTCGGTCTTCCTGGACCCTCGCTTCATGTATCCGCAGGTGGTGCTGGAGGCCATGGCGGAGGAGCGAAGCACGGGCTTCGCGGGTGTCCCGCTGACATTCGAACTGCTGCGGCGTCAGGCGGGAGCGGAGGCGCTGTCGAAGCTGCGCCTGCGCTACGCCACACAGGCCGGCGGCGGCATGTCACCCGACACGATTCAGTGGACGCGGGAGGCGCTGTATCCCGCGGAGCTGTACGTCATGTACGGCCAGACCGAGGCCACGGCCCGACTGAGCTATCTGCCGCCCACCCGGGCCGCGGAGAAGGCGGGCTCCATCGGCGTCCCCATTCCGGGCGTGGAGCTGCGCGTGGTGGGTGACGACGGCGTCCCCCTCTCCTCGGGCGAGACAGGGAACCTGGTGGCGAGGGGCGCCAACGTGACGCCTGGCTATCTGGGCGCGCCCGAGGAGACAGCCACCATCCTCCGGGACGGCTGGCTCTGGACAGGCGACCTCGCCTGGAAGGACGCGGACGGCTTCATCTTCCTGGTGGGGCGCGCCAAGGAGATTCTCAAGATAGGTGGCCACCGGGTGAGCCCGGCGGAGCTGGAGCACCAGCTCGCGCGTCACGCGGCGGTGCGCGAGGTGGCGGTGGTGGGTGTGCCGGACGCGCTGGGCGGAGAAGCGGCCTGCGCGGTGGTGGTGATTCAGGAGGGAGCCACGGTGAAGGAGGACGAGCTGCGGCGGTTCTGCAGGGAAGCCCTGCCGGCGCACAAGGTCCCCAAGCATGTGGTGTTCACGGACGCATTGCCTCGCGGGCCCAGTGGGAAGGTGCTCAAGGCGGAGCTGCGCACCCGGTATTCGTCGGTCGGTTCTTCGTGA